A window of the Hippoglossus stenolepis isolate QCI-W04-F060 chromosome 8, HSTE1.2, whole genome shotgun sequence genome harbors these coding sequences:
- the clec3ba gene encoding tetranectin: protein METRGVWLIFCLLLLAPCTLQKSSMKKRSGKRDSANSVAIEELRKQISDIIQELNLLKEQQALQTVCLRGTKILGKCFLADPVKKTFHAASEDCIAKGGSLGTPLSGDENDQLYSYVRQSIGPEEHIWLGINDMVTDGQWVDQSGSSVRFKNWETEITLQPDGGRSQNCAILSTTANGRWFDESCRAQKASVCEFNIV, encoded by the exons ATGGAGACCAGAGGTGTTTGGCTGATCTTTTGCCTTCTGCTGCTGGCACCGTGCACACTCCAGAAGAGCAGCATGAAGAAAAGAAGTGGCAAGAGAG acTCTGCAAACAGCGTAGCAATCGAGGAGCTGAGGAAACAGATAAGTGACATAATTCAGGAGCTGAATTTGTTGAAAGAGCAGCAGGCTCTACAAACAG TTTGTCTGAGAGGCACAAAGATCCTGGGGAAGTGTTTCCTGGCTGACCCGGTGAAGAAGACCTTCCACGCCGCCAGCGAAGACTGCATCGCCAAAGGGGGCAGCCTGGGCACCCCTCTGTCAGGGGACGAGAACGACCAGCTCTACAGCTACGTCCGCCAGAGCATCGGCCCCGAGGAGCACATCTGGCTGGGCATCAACGACATGGTGACCGACGGCCAGTGGGTGGACCAGTCTGGGTCCAGTGTGCGGTTCAAGAACTGGGAGACGGAGATCACCCTGCAGCCGGACGGAGGGCGCAGCCAGAACTGTGCCATCCTCTCCACCACAGCCAACGGGAGGTGGTTCGACGAGAGCTGCAGGGCCCAAAAGGCCTCGGTCTGTGAGTTCAACATCGTCTGA
- the fez2a gene encoding fasciculation and elongation protein zeta-2 isoform X2 — protein MAAPVVHFDDDWSHVRGSNVVPDRELLTHKGRAAAATAAGGEAAAARLLLHRDGDLTGLLDGSFCPGDALCSVDPVIGFEEKLSACFHNFSPQRESVAPVSVISEDTLLETDEIWNALTSNFGQVMPVDWKHSRTRSLHIPMFNLEEKPRKTDVTAELSDDEELREQLDMHSIIVSCLADEPLYTAEQVIEEIEEMMQDSPDMEHQHDPSQSDLSMLSLDVQRPTSSPGYEEKVRTLSVAELNECLEETETNIRSFSEELVQQLALRDELDFEKEVKNSFISALIDVQNRQKEHRELLRKKKKLKGGAGTSQGHAEKTVGSRFSMEGFSSVIQNSFRQTFGSGCSERQYLTTVIPYEKKGRPPSIEDLQILTKILQAMRDDSDKVPSLLTDYILKALV, from the exons ATGGCTGCACCCGTCGTACACTTTGACGACGACTGGTCGCATGTGCGGGGTTCGAACGTGGTTCCGGATCGGGAGCTGCTGACGCACAAAGGCAGAGCAGCGGCCGCTACCGCCGCCGGGGGGGAAGCGGCCGCTGCTCGGCTGCTGCTCCACCGTGATGGGGACCTGACGGGGCTGCTCGACGGCAGCTTCTGCCCGGGGGACGCGCTCTGCTCCGTGGACCCGGTGATCGGCTTCGAGGAGAAGTTATCCGCCTGCTTCCACAATTTCAGCCCCCAGAGAGAGAGCGTCGCTCCCGTGAGTGTGATCTCAGAGGACACGCTGCTGGAGACAGacga AATCTGGAACGCTTTAACCAGTAACTTTGGGCAAGTGATGCCGGTGGACTGGAAACACTCTCGAACGCGCTCCCTCCACATCCCCATGTTCAACCTGGAGGAGAAACCT AGGAAGACTGATGTCACAGCAGAGCTGTCGGACGACGAGGAGCTGAGGGAGCAGCTGGACATGCACTCCATCATTGTCTCCTGTCTCGCAGACGAGCCCCTGTACACAGCAGAGCAG GTTATCGAGGAGATAGAAGAGATGATGCAGGACTCGCCCGACATGGAGCATCAGCACGATCCCTCTCAGTCAGACCTCTCCATGCTCTCACTGGACGTCCAGCGGCCGACCAGCAGCCCCGGCTACGAGGAGA AGGTGAGGACCCTGAGTGTGGCGGAGCTGAATGAGTGTCtggaggagacggagacgaACATCAGGAGCTTCTCGGAGGAGCTGGTGCAGCAGCTGGCTCTCAGGGATGAGCTGGACTttgagaaagaggtgaagaacaGTTTCATCTCAGCGCTCATCGACGTGCAAAACCGACAGAAGGAGCACCGCGAGctgctgaggaagaagaagaagctcaaagGCGGAGCTGGGACGTCGCAGGGCCACGCTGAGAAAACAGTCGGATCC cGCTTCAGCATGGAGGGATTCTCCTCCGTCATTCAGAACAGCTTCAGACAAACCTTTGGGAGTGGGTGCAGTGAAAGACAG TATTTGACCACAGTCATCCCGTATGAGAAGAAGGGACGTCCTCCTTCGATCGAGGACCTTCAGATCCTCACCAAGA TTCTGCAAGCTATGAGAGATGACAGCGACAAGGTGCCCAGTCTCTTAACAGACTATATTCTCAAAG CTCTGGTGTGA
- the fez2a gene encoding fasciculation and elongation protein zeta-2 isoform X1 — protein sequence MAAPVVHFDDDWSHVRGSNVVPDRELLTHKGRAAAATAAGGEAAAARLLLHRDGDLTGLLDGSFCPGDALCSVDPVIGFEEKLSACFHNFSPQRESVAPVSVISEDTLLETDEIWNALTSNFGQVMPVDWKHSRTRSLHIPMFNLEEKPRKTDVTAELSDDEELREQLDMHSIIVSCLADEPLYTAEQVIEEIEEMMQDSPDMEHQHDPSQSDLSMLSLDVQRPTSSPGYEEKVRTLSVAELNECLEETETNIRSFSEELVQQLALRDELDFEKEVKNSFISALIDVQNRQKEHRELLRKKKKLKGGAGTSQGHAEKTVGSRFSMEGFSSVIQNSFRQTFGSGCSERQYLTTVIPYEKKGRPPSIEDLQILTKILQAMRDDSDKVPSLLTDYILKVLCPT from the exons ATGGCTGCACCCGTCGTACACTTTGACGACGACTGGTCGCATGTGCGGGGTTCGAACGTGGTTCCGGATCGGGAGCTGCTGACGCACAAAGGCAGAGCAGCGGCCGCTACCGCCGCCGGGGGGGAAGCGGCCGCTGCTCGGCTGCTGCTCCACCGTGATGGGGACCTGACGGGGCTGCTCGACGGCAGCTTCTGCCCGGGGGACGCGCTCTGCTCCGTGGACCCGGTGATCGGCTTCGAGGAGAAGTTATCCGCCTGCTTCCACAATTTCAGCCCCCAGAGAGAGAGCGTCGCTCCCGTGAGTGTGATCTCAGAGGACACGCTGCTGGAGACAGacga AATCTGGAACGCTTTAACCAGTAACTTTGGGCAAGTGATGCCGGTGGACTGGAAACACTCTCGAACGCGCTCCCTCCACATCCCCATGTTCAACCTGGAGGAGAAACCT AGGAAGACTGATGTCACAGCAGAGCTGTCGGACGACGAGGAGCTGAGGGAGCAGCTGGACATGCACTCCATCATTGTCTCCTGTCTCGCAGACGAGCCCCTGTACACAGCAGAGCAG GTTATCGAGGAGATAGAAGAGATGATGCAGGACTCGCCCGACATGGAGCATCAGCACGATCCCTCTCAGTCAGACCTCTCCATGCTCTCACTGGACGTCCAGCGGCCGACCAGCAGCCCCGGCTACGAGGAGA AGGTGAGGACCCTGAGTGTGGCGGAGCTGAATGAGTGTCtggaggagacggagacgaACATCAGGAGCTTCTCGGAGGAGCTGGTGCAGCAGCTGGCTCTCAGGGATGAGCTGGACTttgagaaagaggtgaagaacaGTTTCATCTCAGCGCTCATCGACGTGCAAAACCGACAGAAGGAGCACCGCGAGctgctgaggaagaagaagaagctcaaagGCGGAGCTGGGACGTCGCAGGGCCACGCTGAGAAAACAGTCGGATCC cGCTTCAGCATGGAGGGATTCTCCTCCGTCATTCAGAACAGCTTCAGACAAACCTTTGGGAGTGGGTGCAGTGAAAGACAG TATTTGACCACAGTCATCCCGTATGAGAAGAAGGGACGTCCTCCTTCGATCGAGGACCTTCAGATCCTCACCAAGA TTCTGCAAGCTATGAGAGATGACAGCGACAAGGTGCCCAGTCTCTTAACAGACTATATTCTCAAAG TGCTTTGCCCGACGTAG
- the LOC118113284 gene encoding transmembrane protein 158, whose translation MLNNSPTLLLALTAVAGLLQRCQGWSDEDLLLPPINSSNRFMANLEVDVRFSKRSVEESDASPDSAAAAAASSPLQSLSQCNVSVQRLLPTSLVARWDSSFGFQCDVLLYTTNNHGRAFFSASFNRAISPVVVEHLGVTGGQQELRLCVGCGMSRYRRFGQGRTRGQQSGDQVAFCCVDFSLDELKGDKSWRLNRKPIESTLVACFMTLVIIVWSVAALIWPVPIIAGFLPNGMEQRRPR comes from the coding sequence ATGCTGAACAACTCCCCGACCCTGCTGCTGGCTCTGACCGCGGTGGCCGGACTCCTCCAGCGATGCCAGGGCTGGAGCGACGAGGACCTGCTCCTGCCGCCCATCAACTCCTCCAACAGGTTCATGGCCAACCTGGAGGTGGACGTGCGCTTCTCCAAGAGGAGCGTGGAGGAGAGCGACGCCTCGCCCgactccgccgccgccgccgccgcctcgtCCCCGCTGCAGAGCCTGTCCCAGTGCAACGTGAGCGTCCAGCGGCTGCTGCCCACCTCGCTGGTGGCCCGCTGGGACAGCAGCTTCGGCTTCCAGTGTGACGTGCTCCTCTACACCACCAACAACCACGGCAGGGCGTTCTTCTCCGCCTCCTTCAACAGGGCCATCTCGCCCGTCGTCGTCGAGCACCTCGGGGTCACCGGGGGTCAGCAGGAGCTGCGGCTGTGCGTGGGCTGCGGGATGTCCCGGTACCGGCGGTTCGGTCAGGGCCGGACGCGGGGCCAGCAGAGCGGGGACCAGGTCGCCTTCTGCTGCGTGGATTTCAGCCTCGACGAGCTGAAGGGGGACAAAAGTTGGAGGCTGAACAGAAAACCCATCGAGTCCACACTTGTGGCTTGTTTCATGACTCTGGTGATCATCGTGTGGAGTGTTGCTGCTCTCATATGGCCGGTGCCCATCATTGCAGGATTTCTGCCCAATGGCATGGAGCAGAGGAGACCCAGATAA
- the LOC118113690 gene encoding CUB domain-containing protein 1 encodes MSSPTTTVGLLLLLLTGIVSTASGVQKLTITPDKGTTFNITSTQVKGCQVCTGAGRSRRCDASLLLKDNTPVSVEFECPRPQDAFKVEISRNIECTTKSCTGHIIQADFGSLPLLDFNRKFTWNLKAAAPKAFKIDFSGTGLRQINPSESCPDRLSYTLQALQTTGSVAVGKYCRAGAISSAQILILGSFSLEVPGGQKPQNSQFDVSVGEEIKSLAKITLTLPKGTSSSVLLSPNYPDSFPDDDLMEWYFHVPDQHKTAVRFFNLTQPSCLKKETAVEYHSKGRAALVRSLNDPHEQRSGDFSMTLRNCEMERRRAYSPGLSVKVQVSTSSARSSVLCKVDLSKAEGLVLYIKKLRPTSACEMKINSVTKENITVTSNSELSFQGCTPEDVEVTAMKVIDFLLTTILSVVAALLVIFIIVLVVVCLVIRKKKKLLNHQVSIYNPNGTSFLPGQNNFPKSREDNESHVYASIEDTLVYTHLLRKGMEIGIYGETDTYRSFAGHTDSQKPLVSKTSSVNEPDEGVYRPFSYPAEGPPLPNRPPSHELVDNEIYQSGDPIGGERSPSLGPRLEPEGGN; translated from the exons ATGTCCTCTCCCACGACCACAGTGGgtctgctccttctcctcctcacaggcATCGTCTCCACTGCGTCAG GGGTCCAAAAACTGACCATCACCCCTGACAAAGGCACCACCTTCAACATCACCAGTACCCAGGTCAAAGGTTGTCAGGTGTGCACAGGGGCAGGACGCTCCCGGAGATGTGATGCATCTCTGCTGTTAAAAGACAACACTCCTGTGTCAGTGGAGTTTGAGTGCCCCAGACCTCAAGATGCTTTCAAGGTCGAAATTAGCCGCAATATAG AATGTACTACAAAGTCTTGCACTGGCCACATCATCCAGGCCGACTTCGGCTCACTTCCTCTGCTGGATTTTAACCGCAAATTCACTTGGAACCTGAAGGCAGCGGCGCCAAAAGCGTTCAAAATAGACTTCAGCGGCACAGGTCTGAGACAGATTAATCCGTCCGAGAGCTGTCCGGACAGACTCAGCTACACCCTCCAGGCCCTGCAGACTACAGGGAGCGTGGCCGTAGGGAAATACTGCAGAGCGGGCGCTATCAGCAGCGCTCAGATACTGATTCTGGGCAGCTTTTCTCTGGAGGTCCCGGGAGGGCAGAAGCCGCAAAACAGCCAGTTTGACGTGTCTGTCGGGGAGGAAATCAAAT CCCTCGCCAAAATTACTCTGACGTTACCAAAAGGGACCTcgtcctctgtgctgctctctcCAAACTACCCGGACAGCTTTCCTGACGACGATTTGATGGAGTGGTACTTTCACGTTCCGGACCAACACAAGACGGCCGTAAGGTTCTTTAACCTCACACAGCCCAGTTGTCTGAAGAAGGAGACGGCGGTGGAGTATCACAGCAAAGGGAGAGCAGCGCTGGTGCGGAGTCTGAACGATCCCCACGAACAGAGGTCGGGGGACTTCTCCATGACGCTGAGGAACTGTGAGATGGAAAGAAGACGAGCTTATTCTCCTGGACTCAGCGTAAAAGTCCAGGTGTCCACTTCAAGTGCAAGATCATCAG TGTTGTGCAAAGTGGACCTGAGCAAAGCGGAGGGCCTCGTTCTTTACATCAAGAAGCTGAGGCCGACTTCTGCCTGTGAGATGAAAATCAACTCTGTGACCAAAGAGAACATCACGGTCACTTCAAACAGTGAGCTGTCGTTCCAGGGCTGCACCCCCGAGGACGTAGAGGTCACCGCCATGAAAGTTATTG ACTTTCTGCTGACCACCATCCTGAGTGTGGTGGCCGCTCTGTTGGTCATTTTCATCATCGTGCTGGTAGTCGTCTGTCTGGTCATTAG gaagaagaagaagctgctgaatCATCAGGTTTCCATCTACAATCCGAACGGCACCAGCTTCCTGCCCGGACAGAACAACTTCCCCAAATCGCGTGAAGACAACGAGTCCCATGTGTACGCCTCCATTGAGGACACGCTGGTCTACACACACCTGCTGAGAAAGGGAATGGAGATCGGCATCTACGGAGAGACCGACACGTACCGGTCCTTCGCCGGACACACAGACTCTCAAAAGCCGCTGGTCTCCAAAACCTCCAGCGTCAATGAGCCGGATGAGGGGGTTTATCGCCCGTTCTCGTACCCAGCTGAAGGTCCTCCGCTTCCCAACAGGCCTCCGAGCCATGAGCTGGTGGACAATGAGATTTACCAGAGCGGGGACCCGATTGGGGGGGAGCGCTCTCCGAGTCTGGGGCCGAGGCTGGAGCCGGAGGGAGGAAACTGA
- the fez2a gene encoding fasciculation and elongation protein zeta-2 isoform X3, which translates to MAAPVVHFDDDWSHVRGSNVVPDRELLTHKGRAAAATAAGGEAAAARLLLHRDGDLTGLLDGSFCPGDALCSVDPVIGFEEKLSACFHNFSPQRESVAPVSVISEDTLLETDEIWNALTSNFGQVMPVDWKHSRTRSLHIPMFNLEEKPRKTDVTAELSDDEELREQLDMHSIIVSCLADEPLYTAEQVIEEIEEMMQDSPDMEHQHDPSQSDLSMLSLDVQRPTSSPGYEEKVRTLSVAELNECLEETETNIRSFSEELVQQLALRDELDFEKEVKNSFISALIDVQNRQKEHRELLRKKKKLKGGAGTSQGHAEKTVGSYLTTVIPYEKKGRPPSIEDLQILTKILQAMRDDSDKVPSLLTDYILKVLCPT; encoded by the exons ATGGCTGCACCCGTCGTACACTTTGACGACGACTGGTCGCATGTGCGGGGTTCGAACGTGGTTCCGGATCGGGAGCTGCTGACGCACAAAGGCAGAGCAGCGGCCGCTACCGCCGCCGGGGGGGAAGCGGCCGCTGCTCGGCTGCTGCTCCACCGTGATGGGGACCTGACGGGGCTGCTCGACGGCAGCTTCTGCCCGGGGGACGCGCTCTGCTCCGTGGACCCGGTGATCGGCTTCGAGGAGAAGTTATCCGCCTGCTTCCACAATTTCAGCCCCCAGAGAGAGAGCGTCGCTCCCGTGAGTGTGATCTCAGAGGACACGCTGCTGGAGACAGacga AATCTGGAACGCTTTAACCAGTAACTTTGGGCAAGTGATGCCGGTGGACTGGAAACACTCTCGAACGCGCTCCCTCCACATCCCCATGTTCAACCTGGAGGAGAAACCT AGGAAGACTGATGTCACAGCAGAGCTGTCGGACGACGAGGAGCTGAGGGAGCAGCTGGACATGCACTCCATCATTGTCTCCTGTCTCGCAGACGAGCCCCTGTACACAGCAGAGCAG GTTATCGAGGAGATAGAAGAGATGATGCAGGACTCGCCCGACATGGAGCATCAGCACGATCCCTCTCAGTCAGACCTCTCCATGCTCTCACTGGACGTCCAGCGGCCGACCAGCAGCCCCGGCTACGAGGAGA AGGTGAGGACCCTGAGTGTGGCGGAGCTGAATGAGTGTCtggaggagacggagacgaACATCAGGAGCTTCTCGGAGGAGCTGGTGCAGCAGCTGGCTCTCAGGGATGAGCTGGACTttgagaaagaggtgaagaacaGTTTCATCTCAGCGCTCATCGACGTGCAAAACCGACAGAAGGAGCACCGCGAGctgctgaggaagaagaagaagctcaaagGCGGAGCTGGGACGTCGCAGGGCCACGCTGAGAAAACAGTCGGATCC TATTTGACCACAGTCATCCCGTATGAGAAGAAGGGACGTCCTCCTTCGATCGAGGACCTTCAGATCCTCACCAAGA TTCTGCAAGCTATGAGAGATGACAGCGACAAGGTGCCCAGTCTCTTAACAGACTATATTCTCAAAG TGCTTTGCCCGACGTAG